A single region of the Vicia villosa cultivar HV-30 ecotype Madison, WI linkage group LG4, Vvil1.0, whole genome shotgun sequence genome encodes:
- the LOC131599826 gene encoding uncharacterized protein At4g26485-like: MSPTQDQIDHQLHTDDEQESESEEEPSPNTQKWKKHYSSKHKILFVGEGDFSFSLCLARAFGSAHNLVATSLDSQEKIEKKYSNGVSNARELEERGCIVLYDVDVKVMSQHFFLKTQRFDRVVYNFPHVGFIYPENSYCQIQLNKKLMKGFMANAKALLKKEGGEIHVTHKEGDPYNKWDLVRKAEKRGLLLHQAVPFCKDDYPGYDNKRAHGKLSDLSFPIGEANTYKFKLQTSLIGKSVPEKKSKN, translated from the exons ATGAGTCCAACACAAGACCAAATTGATCATCAACTTCACActgatgatgaacaagaatcagaatcagaagaagaaccaTCACCAAACACACAGAAATGGAAAAAGCACTACTCATCAAAGCACAAAATACTCTTTGTTGGAGAGGGTgacttctctttctctctctgttTAGCCAGAGCTTTTGGTTCTGCTCACAACCTCGTTGCAACTTCCCTTGATTCTCAGg AGAAAATTGAAAAGAAGTATAGTAATGGAGTTAGTAATGCGAGGGAACTTGAAGAGAGGGGTTGTATTGTTCTTTATGATGTTGATGTTAAGGTTATGAGTCAGCATTTCTTTCTCAAGACTCAGAGGTTTGATCGTGTTGTTTATAATTTTCCTCATGTTGGATTCATTTACCCTGAGAATAGCTACTGCCAGATTCA GTTGAACAAAAAGTTAATGAAGGGATTTATGGCAAATGCAAAGGCACTATTAAAGAAAGAGGGAGGAGAGATACATGTAACTCACAAAGAAGGCGACCCATACAACAAATGGGATCTTGTAAGGAAAGCAGAAAAGAGAGGACTTTTGCTGCACCAAGCTGTTCCATTTTGCAAAGATGACTATCCTGGTTATGACAACAAGAGAGCTCACGGGAAGTTATCAGACTTATCTTTCCCTATTGGGGAAGCTAATACTTACAAGTTCAAGCTACAAACATCTCTAATAGGGAAAAGTGTTCCagaaaagaaaagcaaaaacTAA